A region of Salinibacter sp. 10B DNA encodes the following proteins:
- a CDS encoding transporter — MQRPIVRVRMATVLLSAMLLCGAGGFVSSAVAQQVTVSTSGQYSRGDYIFTESTDVFAWTTDLGLTQGRLQAGVSIPLLVQTTPWVSYTGGGFTPSGGPQHAAVGSGRRGPQRGRRSPVPLPDTGSSRQTGVGDPLLRASVAVVRPDTTEWGVRLTGTLKPPLADVDAGFSTGAWDGGIGMVVSRMLSPWFVLVEGTYWWLGDLDDLPLENGATYSVAVGQTFFEGRWGLLASLSGSTTVIEGIDPPLSLNGGLGFSTGEWGVNATVSSGLSEGAADWSFGLGATLTLNN; from the coding sequence ATGCAGCGACCCATCGTCCGGGTGCGGATGGCAACCGTTCTTCTGAGTGCTATGCTTCTGTGCGGAGCCGGCGGGTTCGTCTCCTCTGCCGTCGCGCAGCAGGTCACGGTGAGCACCTCCGGGCAGTATTCGAGAGGCGACTACATCTTCACGGAGTCGACGGACGTGTTCGCGTGGACGACAGACCTGGGCCTCACCCAGGGACGACTTCAGGCTGGTGTGAGCATCCCCCTCCTTGTCCAAACCACGCCGTGGGTGTCATACACGGGCGGGGGCTTTACGCCGTCCGGCGGCCCACAGCACGCAGCGGTGGGAAGTGGACGGCGCGGGCCGCAGCGCGGACGCCGCTCCCCCGTTCCTCTCCCCGACACCGGATCCAGTCGTCAGACCGGGGTCGGGGATCCGCTGCTTCGAGCGTCGGTGGCCGTGGTTCGCCCGGACACCACGGAGTGGGGCGTTCGCCTCACGGGTACGCTGAAGCCGCCCCTCGCCGACGTGGACGCGGGCTTTAGCACCGGAGCGTGGGACGGTGGGATCGGGATGGTCGTATCGCGGATGCTGTCCCCCTGGTTTGTGCTCGTGGAGGGGACGTACTGGTGGCTCGGGGACCTGGACGACCTTCCGTTGGAGAACGGGGCTACCTACAGCGTGGCCGTGGGACAGACGTTTTTCGAGGGCCGCTGGGGGTTATTGGCCTCCCTCTCTGGGTCGACAACCGTCATTGAAGGCATCGATCCGCCCCTCTCCCTAAACGGGGGGCTGGGCTTCTCGACGGGAGAATGGGGCGTGAACGCGACGGTGAGCTCCGGCCTGTCGGAAGGAGCTGCCGACTGGTCTTTCGGGCTCGGGGCTACTCTCACACTCAACAATTGA